CAAACGTCAGTAGTGGTTTGGAACTTTGGATCTCGTAGGAATTATAGGAATATGCTAAAAAAAATCTCACAGGATCCAATTCTTCATATCCTTGTGTACTCCCACGGTCCAAAACTAGAAAAAAAATCTCATTTTTTAATGAGTCAACAATCCTAAGTTTCAATAATTTTGTAGGAAATagtatctatatttatatcttcaaataatttTATTGTGAAAATGTATTCCATAATTAATCTAGTGATACTTATTAAATTTAGTTTTTTAACTCTTTGAGAAAGTGTGACTTTCATtcttttttgggatggagggggTAGATTATTTTGGGCATATTTTTGGTTTGTTGCATTAGCATGTGTCTAGACTTGTGCAATGCACTTTAGTTTTGTTTATTAGTCCCAAAGCTCTTATATATATAGTTTAGCTCTTATATGTGTAGACTTGCATGGTGCTCAAACCAAGTCCAATACAATGTTAACTAGTACGTTAGTTTTCGTCGTGTTAGGCAAGGTATATTTACACATGCTAATGGGGCATACCACAAACAATGAAATATTCTCACCTCTTCCACCGCTCCTAGAACATTGGACGTCTACTCGAACATGCGTGAAGGTGACTACATGTAACACATCGCAAGCAACCAAACACAAACTTACCCAACACAACTTCTCTGTGCAGCCCAACCAAACAATAAGATATTGCGTACGTTTAAATTGTTTTGAATGGTACTGCATAAGATATAACGCGGCTAAAACTAATGCAAAGCGACCAATCATACCTTATTAGATCCAACCATCTATATTCCTGTTTTACGAACTTGACCAACCAAACATCTTACAATCTAGGgggcatttacatatttaccattattacgGATGACATTTTACACTGTATCACTAACACATAAGTCACTGACATGGTATTAAAATAATATACCGGGTGGGGAGCAATCCCCCCTAAGACATTAAAAGAAAAAACAACCCAACATTATAGGTGTAAAGGGCCAACCCAACATCCCCCTAAGATTCTATAGTGGCTGTGTAAAGGGCCTATTTGGATTACTTTTGGATTATTAGAATCTGGAGTAATAATTTGGGCTGTTTAGATCCCTAAATTATAGGTGTTGGATTATTGTCCATCCATCTACCCTATTAGTAGATTTGAGATGGATTATAGGATTGCAATAATATGTTGGTGGTATTTTAATCTAACCCATAATATAGAATGTCTGAATCACCTAGacattattttatttgattacTACAATCAAATAGACCCTAAATTCTTACAATCATCCAAAGTGGCCTTACTCTGTCAGGACACGTTCTTGCACAAGTTGGAGACCGAGGCAACCTCACTTTGGTATCTCTACACAATCTAACAGTCGTTTGAACCAAACGGCATAGGACGGTGGCATTTCCATTAATGAATGGCCACTTCTTCTACAATATAACAGTTAGCATGTCTGACTTTGCTCTGCCAAGACTAGATATATCAGTTTCACGTATACAGAAGCATGTGAGATTTTTTCCCCAAGACCAGCCATTTGCATTGTGTTCGgaaagtaataataataataagtaaATTGGTGAAAGGTCAAATACAGGTGCAAACAGGTTTTGAGACAAGACACTTCGAAAAAGGGGAGGACATATCCAAACTCCTTAAGGCCTCGTACATTTCGCATGGAATGGCCACCTGCAAAAATTCCAGGCCAAATTTGTATAAGATTCTTCAGTTAGAGTAATTCCTGGGCTGATTGTACTGTAACTGAACGGGCCCTAATTAGTCTCAAACTGCCCCTGATTTGTGTTCAACCAACAAGAAAAGAATCTCGCAATCCAGCTACCTGGGTGTGCTGGCAAATGTATACGATTTGGTTTTCTATTTCTATTCTACGGTTCTACCAGGATAGTATTAGTATGGGAGGGAGCAGTATTCTCATGTCAATCAGGATCAGGTAATGCAGTTGCAGCTATCATATTACTGCTAAAAAATTAGCTCATGCAGCGATCGATCTACCGCCATGTTCGTTTggacttgtttggctgataagtcatgactaaaagtactgttgactaatttggtttgaaagaaaaatactattcgttgactgaaaaaatatagcttataagccaaacaagcccaaacaaacagggcgTAAGGCATGCACAATTGTTGACGAGGTTCACATCAAAGTCAACTTGAGATTGGTAATTCAAATCTTTTTGCTACCTCAAAATCAAGGAGGTGGCACACATACATGACACAACAAAAGTTTACAATACGGTAACAACAATATTACCTCATGATCAAACCGTAATATAAACTGCAGCAAACTCAATTAACTGGGATTGAGCACTGCTAGCCAGTAGTGGTAAGTATATATATGCAGTAACAACAGTACAGGGTAAAAAGCCAGCACCAACAAGCTCGCTCATACACACACTGGTCACAGAGGTCACGACTGATACAGTACAGCTCAGAAGCACCAGAAAGTCGGCGCCGGTGCCGGCCGCGCCTTcttgggcggcggcggctgcgggaaCTCCGGCACCGCGAACACGTCGCTGTCGCTGTCGGAGTTCCAGCTCCTCTCCCTCACGCACCCCTGCTGCTGCTTGGCCGCCGTCGGAAGGACCACGACGGAGGCCGGCACCTTGTCGAAGCACAGCGGTCCGCCGCCGGACCACGCGCCTCCGCGCTTCCCCGGCCGTCCGCCGGACACCACGTCGAAGAGGTCGGCGTCCAGGGACGGCACCTGCTCGTGGTCGTCGTCGCTGTAGCCGGCCTTCTGCTTCCAAGAACGAACCACCGCGAGGTCGATCTGTTAGCTAGCGTCATCCGGCTGCGGATAGAATAGAACAGAGCGCGGCGACGATGGCTGGGCACGTACCGATGCCGCTGAGAACGCGGGGTCGTCGAAGAGGAGGTCGTCGACGCGCCAGCCGGGGCAGATGTTGGTGAGGTAGTCGGagatgctgctgccgccgcctacGCCGCCGGACTCAAGAGCCGAGGCCTTGGCCGCGCAGGAGCCCTGCGCGCCGAGGACGGGCACAGCGTCGGGCTCGCAGGCGGCGCCGTTGCCGCGGCCGCAGTCGTCGTCGTCAGGGGAGGGGGGCACCTGGTCGACGAGCGCGGCGGAGAGCTTGGCCCCGACGAGGAGGAAGCGGGTGTGCTTGGCGGTGAGGTCGTTGGCGCTGTGGATGGGGTCGTCGCAGTCGGGGCACAGGATGGCGCGGTCTTCCACGCAGAACACGAGGCCCCTCCGCTCCTGCAAGGCGCACCAACCatgtcagcagcagcagcagctccgaaTCCGATCCTCTCCGTCTCCGACCGAAGCATGCACCGGACCTTGCAGACGTCGCAGAGCGGCGCGGCGGCGTTTGCGGCAGCGTCAGAGTCGTCGTTGCCGGAGGCGGGTTGGAGGAGCGGTATGCGGCGGTGCTTGTGGGCGAGCTTGTTGGCGCGGTGGACGCGGCGGTCGCAGGCGGAGCAGAGCGCGGCCTCGTCGGCGCAGCAGAGCACGGCGGCAGGCGCGGCGCCGCAGACGTCGCAGCGCACCTGCATGGCTAGCCTATCGGAGACCAGCTAGCGCTCAGCCGCTAAGGAGGAGGAGAATCTGGTAGGCACTAAGCTTGCTCTCAAGCTACAGCGTCAAAGGTTGAAAAAAGGAGGCTGGAGAGAGACAGGGGAGAGGACATGGCGGGATGGGTACAGCGAGGAGGAAGCAATAATAAAACAGAGCACGAGGGGTAGTGAGGTTAAATTAAATTATCCGCCATGACAGGGAGAGGCGAGATCTTGTTTGGGAAAGAGAGGGGAGGAGATAAGGGCCAAGCCAAGTTGGCCACCTGGTTTTGTGCTTCTTTGGATTCAATTCACGGCTTACTGCATGGCTCCTCTCTCAAAAGCTAGATTAAGGTCTATTTGATATTTTGAGCTCACGGTCTAACATATCGAAGCCAAAAATTAGCTCTACTCCATTCAAACAGAAAGGCTAACGATCAAACACAACTAGCTAACAAAAGCCAAACTAATAGTTCATTGCTAGAGATGTATGTAAATTTTTACGAGGAATACAAATATACAACGGTTAATAATCAACTATTTTTTAGCTATGACAAACAATTAGTCTTAGTCGGTCCAAACAGACTCTGAGTAATTAGCCATAAATAAGACCTACATAGAATCAACCAGATAGATTTTGCCCAACTTTACTTGATAGCTTTGCTTACTTTATTACATGCATATGCCTGCAAGATATTTGTACTTTTTGCAATGCAAGTGGTtgatggttattgttgttgttccTTCCAACATTTTTGTAAAAGTTGCGATGAGTTTCTAAAGTCCAATTGGGTATCCATTTAGGTGAAACAAATGATAGCCTCCACTTGGcaataatcagcctgttcgggaggccgtatcgtatcgtggattatttactgctggctggtttggtgtgagagaaaaacactgtttctggctggaaatttacgatcgtttacgagcaagcgaacaggctgaatattaGTTCTATTCACATGCATAGGAGGCATATATAAGACTATAAGAGCCATGTACATCTTTGTGTAGTTGGATTATTGTAATTTTTACTATATAGATGTAGTATTGATCCTTGATCTATCTCCTGAGTACAATTTTGACTAGTGTTAAGACATTTTGGCATGAGACAAGGGATCACGACTCCCAACACAAACATGATAGGCCACTTATGGAATCTTAGCATTCACTCAAGAATATGCTAGAGGCTAAGCAACCTCCTACATACGGTCGCCCAATTAGCTTCCTTGATGTGGAACTTGCTGAGTCAAATTGGAGTCTAAGTAAATATGTACACTAATATtatattaaataaataatgatcaAGATTATGAGCAATAAAACACTACCAACAGGAACAAGTATGTCCAAATAACTCTAAATTAACCACCAATAGATATTGTTTGTAGAAAAATGGTACAACATTTGTATTTTATTGAAACTAAATTAGTTATATGTTTTAGAGATGTAaacatatttttatatttttttgaaaaTACATATGTAGGCAAAACCAATTTTAAAACTAGTTGAGGGCTAAAGTTGTCTAGTTTAGTAGTTAAATGGCCAAAGTAGTTTGATTGTCATTGGACCTTGACGGCCACAATCAGACTCAAAACAATAACTTGATTGTAAAAAATAAACTTCTTCCTTATTCTTCGAGGGTTAAAAGTGAGTTTAGCTATCGTGACCATATACCGGTAATTTTTCAATCTCAAACCTACCAGCAAAGTCTCTCACAAATGTTTATGAGttagaactttttttttttgcgaacaaATTTATGAGTTAGAACTTGCATACGTTCATTCATAAAAGTAAGTATGGGTACAAGTatgcaagcatttgcatctaTAATAATATGCCCTACATTAGTTGCTATTATTGTGCAAAAGTTACTTCCTCCTTCCTGAAATATAGGGCCTGTTCGGCGggactgaaaaataagccaaaatactgttccggctgatggttgtgagagaaaaatactgttctatctGGACGTAAACAGTATTTCTGTGAGTGAGCTGGCTAGCCAGGCTCAGCCCAGCCAGCTAGCCGAACGAAGCTATAAGGGGCCCaagtttgtcctaagtcaaactacgctaaatttgaccaaatttataaagAAGAATATCAACATCTATAACTTCAAAGAggtatattatagatatatattttATAATGTGTTTAATTAAGCTAATTCGAAGTTCTCTATATTTTTTaataaacttagtcaaagttaCTACTATAGTTTGACTAAGGATAAACTGAATCATTTATATTTTAGGACAGGACAAAGAGAGTATACCATTGATAGAAGGCTACAACATCATAATAAAAAATATTTCTAACATTTACAAAAAATGAGTAAAATCCCGTTACAGGATATAATCCCATCTACATGCATGCCAATGCCATAGATAAATTTTTTTTagacgaaagaagaa
The nucleotide sequence above comes from Miscanthus floridulus cultivar M001 chromosome 18, ASM1932011v1, whole genome shotgun sequence. Encoded proteins:
- the LOC136521683 gene encoding B-box zinc finger protein 20-like isoform X1, which codes for MQVRCDVCGAAPAAVLCCADEAALCSACDRRVHRANKLAHKHRRIPLLQPASGNDDSDAAANAAAPLCDVCKERRGLVFCVEDRAILCPDCDDPIHSANDLTAKHTRFLLVGAKLSAALVDQVPPSPDDDDCGRGNGAACEPDAVPVLGAQGSCAAKASALESGGVGGGSSISDYLTNICPGWRVDDLLFDDPAFSAASIDLAVVRSWKQKAGYSDDDHEQVPSLDADLFDVVSGGRPGKRGGAWSGGGPLCFDKVPASVVVLPTAAKQQQGCVRERSWNSDSDSDVFAVPEFPQPPPPKKARPAPAPTFWCF
- the LOC136521683 gene encoding B-box zinc finger protein 20-like isoform X2, translating into MQVRCDVCGAAPAAVLCCADEAALCSACDRRVHRANKLAHKHRRIPLLQPASGNDDSDAAANAAAPLCDVCKERRGLVFCVEDRAILCPDCDDPIHSANDLTAKHTRFLLVGAKLSAALVDQVPPSPDDDDCGRGNGAACEPDAVPVLGAQGSCAAKASALESGGVGGGSSISDYLTNICPGWRVDDLLFDDPAFSAASKAGYSDDDHEQVPSLDADLFDVVSGGRPGKRGGAWSGGGPLCFDKVPASVVVLPTAAKQQQGCVRERSWNSDSDSDVFAVPEFPQPPPPKKARPAPAPTFWCF